The following are from one region of the Ignavibacteriota bacterium genome:
- the feoB gene encoding ferrous iron transport protein B, translating into MKSDIGIQTPLITLVGPPNSGKTTLFNILSGKNYKTVNYPGSTVEYFTGKILPKYNLEAEILDSPGIVSLIPESPDEKVAIDSLYSHPKLGSPDLLIVTIDSCQLSRHLLLPKQLISAGFNVIIVITMTDILSKRGLQVSEKKLREALKCDVVLVNGRTKEGLQKLIDLMSSNLESNYQISNKITPYPNLKDNTQLLDSFNEIEKIIQQVYEPISSDLKIDLKSANKELKVLTDSNLSNNFPIDQATLKIDKILLHRFWGFVIFLIVMGITFTSIFWLAQPLMNFVDELFTNLNNLVVNNFDKGWFTYLVSDGIISGTGSVLVFVPQILILFLILGLLEDSGYLARGAMLIDKPLSKVGLNGRSFVPMLSGFACAIPAMIAARTIPNRKERLFTIFIIPLMSCSARLPVYALLIAYIIPQDKPWIGGFILGGIYLFSMIISLLVAWIINKFSNKIFKEQESSTFILELPSYRIPKFSAVLNHTYNSSKHYILKAGPTILGFSLVLWFLTFFPNINPDIKTDEVPPSQVENVVRAERLQNSYAADLGKIIQPVMTPIGMDWRIGVSLISAFAAREVFVSSLALTFKVTTDVDEKPNTLLTSLRSAKIESTGQQLFTTATSIGLIVFFIFALQCLSTVAVSKKETGGWTIPLLQVFVFTVLAYSMTLITVNGLRFFGIQ; encoded by the coding sequence ATGAAAAGTGATATCGGTATTCAGACTCCGCTGATTACTTTAGTCGGTCCACCAAATTCAGGGAAGACTACTCTATTTAATATTCTTAGCGGCAAAAATTATAAGACTGTGAACTATCCTGGTTCAACGGTAGAATATTTCACAGGTAAAATATTACCCAAATATAATTTAGAAGCTGAGATACTTGATTCGCCGGGAATCGTTAGTTTAATTCCAGAATCACCCGATGAGAAAGTTGCAATTGATTCGTTGTATTCACATCCAAAGCTTGGATCTCCGGATTTACTTATTGTGACGATCGATTCTTGCCAGCTTTCAAGACATCTCTTGTTACCGAAACAATTAATAAGTGCCGGCTTTAATGTGATAATAGTCATTACTATGACTGATATACTCAGCAAACGAGGATTACAAGTATCTGAAAAAAAATTAAGAGAAGCTTTGAAATGTGATGTTGTACTGGTAAATGGAAGAACAAAAGAAGGATTACAAAAATTAATTGATTTGATGAGTTCTAATCTTGAGAGTAACTATCAAATTTCAAATAAAATTACACCTTATCCAAATCTTAAAGACAATACACAATTACTCGATTCCTTCAATGAGATTGAGAAAATTATCCAGCAAGTTTATGAACCAATTAGCAGCGATCTTAAAATTGATTTAAAATCTGCAAACAAAGAACTAAAAGTTTTAACTGATAGCAACCTTTCAAATAACTTCCCTATTGATCAGGCTACATTAAAAATTGATAAAATATTATTACACAGATTTTGGGGATTTGTCATCTTTTTGATTGTGATGGGAATAACATTCACAAGCATATTCTGGTTGGCACAACCACTAATGAATTTTGTTGATGAGCTGTTCACTAATCTTAACAACCTGGTAGTAAACAATTTTGATAAAGGATGGTTTACATATCTGGTTTCAGATGGAATAATTTCAGGTACCGGATCCGTACTCGTATTTGTTCCACAAATTTTAATTTTATTCCTGATTCTAGGGTTGCTTGAAGATTCAGGTTATCTTGCACGTGGAGCTATGTTGATTGACAAACCATTATCCAAAGTTGGATTAAATGGTAGATCATTTGTTCCAATGTTATCTGGATTTGCATGCGCCATTCCAGCAATGATTGCTGCGCGTACTATCCCAAATCGTAAAGAACGATTATTCACAATCTTTATTATACCATTAATGAGTTGCAGTGCAAGGCTACCGGTGTACGCATTATTGATTGCTTATATTATCCCGCAGGATAAACCCTGGATAGGCGGATTTATTCTGGGTGGTATTTATTTATTCAGTATGATTATCTCATTGTTAGTCGCGTGGATAATAAATAAATTCTCAAATAAAATATTCAAGGAACAAGAATCATCAACATTTATTCTGGAACTTCCATCCTACCGAATACCAAAATTTAGTGCAGTCCTGAATCATACTTATAACAGTTCCAAACATTATATTCTTAAAGCAGGACCAACCATTCTGGGATTTTCATTAGTCCTATGGTTTCTTACTTTCTTTCCAAACATTAATCCGGATATTAAAACTGATGAAGTACCTCCGAGTCAGGTAGAAAACGTGGTACGCGCAGAAAGACTCCAGAACTCTTATGCCGCTGATCTTGGCAAAATTATACAACCGGTTATGACTCCGATAGGAATGGATTGGAGAATTGGTGTGTCACTAATTTCTGCATTTGCAGCACGCGAAGTTTTTGTTTCATCGCTCGCATTAACATTTAAAGTCACCACCGATGTTGATGAAAAGCCAAACACTTTGCTTACATCACTTAGAAGCGCAAAGATTGAATCAACAGGACAACAATTATTCACAACTGCAACTTCCATCGGACTAATTGTGTTTTTCATATTCGCACTCCAATGTTTGTCAACAGTTGCTGTTTCTAAAAAAGAAACTGGTGGCTGGACAATTCCATTACTGCAAGTTTTTGTTTTTACAGTACTTGCTTATTCGATGACTTTAATTACTGTGAACGGTTTAAGATTTTTTGGAATTCAATGA
- a CDS encoding transcriptional repressor → MKNKQAEDIFRNFLKAGKNRITPERFEVLEAALEYEGHFGADDLYIIMKNANSRVSRATVYKTLELLSQCELLSKRNFGDNVNRFESSFKRQVHDHLICVVCGKIVEFADPRIKQIPEQISEELGFNFESYSFNIFARCKDPKKCKQSREK, encoded by the coding sequence TTGAAAAACAAACAAGCAGAAGATATATTCAGGAATTTCCTGAAAGCCGGTAAGAATAGAATAACTCCTGAAAGATTTGAAGTTCTTGAAGCTGCATTGGAGTACGAAGGTCATTTCGGTGCCGATGATTTATACATCATCATGAAAAATGCAAATTCAAGAGTTTCCAGAGCTACTGTTTACAAAACGCTTGAATTACTTTCTCAGTGTGAACTTCTTTCAAAAAGAAATTTCGGTGATAACGTTAATAGATTTGAAAGCAGCTTTAAACGTCAGGTTCACGATCATTTAATATGTGTAGTTTGCGGTAAAATAGTTGAATTCGCTGATCCAAGGATTAAGCAGATTCCAGAACAAATTAGCGAAGAATTAGGTTTCAACTTCGAGAGCTATTCATTTAATATTTTTGCCCGCTGTAAAGATCCAAAAAAATGTAAACAATCCAGAGAGAAATGA
- a CDS encoding ferrous iron transport protein A: protein MRTAAELSYNEKGVISEIDTTHPSSKRILEHGFTPGQIIELMCKSTFNDPIAVSIRGTLIAIRKSEADCIKLK from the coding sequence ATGCGTACTGCAGCAGAACTAAGCTATAACGAAAAGGGTGTCATCTCAGAAATTGATACTACTCATCCTTCAAGCAAAAGAATATTGGAACATGGCTTTACTCCAGGACAAATAATAGAACTGATGTGTAAATCTACATTTAACGATCCGATTGCGGTTTCAATTCGGGGAACACTAATAGCAATCCGGAAAAGCGAAGCGGATTGCATTAAACTTAAATGA
- a CDS encoding phosphotransferase — protein sequence MISEEKIKKRIEEKLGSKIKSFSSLSGGCISDAFKISTENGTSFFLKYNPSASNDMFFKEANGLRELDKSNAIKIPEVLSVDEDYILLEFIASGNRKKKFFEDFGKSFAEMHKFKSDSFGFYENNYIGSNPQINIPDEKEKSDWTAFYLNKRILFQLQLAEKLGNSTDELRKGISKLENKIEDIIGHNSEKPSLLHGDLWAGNYMIDQNGNAVLIDPAAYYGHREADLGMTKLFGGFNSEFYKAYNESFPLEDGFDYRENIYKLYHVLNHLNLFGGGYYSQAISLIKFYV from the coding sequence ATGATATCAGAAGAGAAAATAAAAAAGCGGATTGAAGAAAAGCTCGGGAGTAAAATAAAAAGCTTCTCTTCCCTTTCCGGTGGATGTATAAGCGATGCTTTCAAAATTTCTACTGAAAATGGAACCAGCTTTTTCCTGAAATACAATCCATCAGCTTCAAATGATATGTTTTTTAAGGAAGCAAATGGATTGAGAGAACTGGATAAATCAAACGCTATCAAAATCCCTGAAGTATTATCTGTTGATGAAGATTATATTCTTCTTGAATTTATTGCATCCGGAAACCGGAAAAAAAAATTTTTTGAAGACTTTGGAAAGAGCTTTGCCGAAATGCATAAGTTCAAATCAGATAGCTTTGGTTTTTATGAGAATAATTACATCGGATCAAATCCGCAGATAAATATTCCCGATGAAAAAGAGAAATCTGACTGGACAGCATTTTATCTTAACAAAAGAATTTTATTCCAACTGCAATTAGCAGAAAAACTTGGTAATTCAACTGATGAATTGAGGAAAGGAATTTCAAAACTCGAGAATAAGATCGAAGATATTATCGGTCACAATTCTGAAAAGCCTTCACTTCTTCATGGTGATCTCTGGGCGGGTAATTACATGATTGATCAAAACGGAAATGCAGTACTGATTGATCCTGCCGCTTACTATGGACATAGGGAAGCGGATCTTGGAATGACAAAACTTTTTGGCGGATTTAATTCAGAATTCTATAAAGCTTACAACGAATCTTTTCCTTTAGAAGACGGATTCGATTACAGAGAAAATATTTACAAACTCTATCACGTTCTTAATCATCTAAATCTTTTTGGTGGTGGATACTATTCGCAGGCAATAAGTCTCATAAAGTTTTATGTTTAA
- a CDS encoding ribonuclease Z: MTEQIYPLQWKKKDFSIKIFCSIPNIATGILLKAGDSNFVIDPGDGILRDLNSELGVKKLLELSDVFITHGHHDHVGGVWSLLTYLRVMQKKSPLTIHYPEGCVEIESIYNAFKKVYSRSITYKINLKPIKKTNGFTTGNISVKPFPVIHKELLSNGKKRQVPALGYNFIYDNMKICYGGDTAYCDELVVHAKNADLAILEAGHDEETPDDMHMTKTEAVSIGKSAKKYF, encoded by the coding sequence ATGACAGAACAGATATATCCGCTTCAATGGAAGAAAAAAGATTTCTCAATAAAGATATTTTGTTCGATACCGAACATTGCCACAGGAATTTTACTGAAAGCTGGTGATTCAAATTTCGTTATTGATCCGGGTGATGGAATACTTAGAGATTTAAATTCTGAACTGGGAGTTAAGAAATTGTTAGAACTTTCAGATGTATTTATAACACATGGTCATCATGATCATGTCGGTGGTGTATGGTCGTTATTAACATATCTGAGAGTGATGCAAAAAAAATCTCCGCTTACAATCCACTATCCTGAAGGTTGTGTTGAAATTGAAAGCATTTATAACGCGTTTAAAAAAGTTTACTCCCGTTCAATCACTTACAAAATAAATCTGAAGCCTATCAAAAAGACAAACGGTTTTACTACCGGAAATATTTCGGTCAAACCTTTCCCAGTTATACATAAAGAACTCTTATCTAATGGGAAAAAACGACAGGTGCCTGCACTTGGATACAATTTCATTTACGATAATATGAAAATTTGTTATGGAGGTGATACAGCATATTGTGATGAACTTGTCGTTCATGCAAAAAATGCTGATCTCGCAATTCTTGAAGCTGGGCACGATGAAGAAACACCCGATGATATGCATATGACAAAAACTGAGGCTGTTTCAATCGGCAAATCAGCAAAAAAATATTTTTAG
- a CDS encoding YjbQ family protein yields the protein MWRQKEISLKPRERGFHIVTDEIVHQLPELNKIQIGLMHMLIKHTSASITLNENFDPDVRSDMEKYFSQAVKENEPWYNHNSEGTDDMPAHIKSTLIGNSLTIPITSGKLNLGTWQGIYLCEHRNHAGSRKIIVTISGEKLVE from the coding sequence ATCTGGCGTCAAAAAGAAATCTCCCTAAAGCCAAGAGAAAGAGGATTCCATATTGTAACTGATGAGATTGTTCATCAGTTGCCTGAGCTAAATAAAATTCAAATTGGTTTAATGCACATGTTAATAAAACATACATCCGCTTCAATAACTCTAAATGAAAATTTCGATCCTGATGTTCGCTCAGATATGGAGAAGTATTTTAGTCAGGCGGTAAAAGAAAATGAACCCTGGTATAATCATAATTCTGAGGGCACAGATGATATGCCTGCACACATTAAATCAACATTGATTGGGAATTCTTTAACAATCCCGATCACGAGTGGAAAATTAAATCTCGGAACATGGCAGGGAATTTATTTGTGTGAACATCGTAATCATGCAGGAAGCAGAAAAATTATTGTAACAATATCTGGAGAAAAATTAGTTGAGTAA
- a CDS encoding low molecular weight phosphotyrosine protein phosphatase, with translation MGNICRSPAAEGIAKKLSAKRGLEGKVEIDSAGTLDYHTGESPDSRMIKHASKRGYSLDSKARQFNPEKDFEHFDYIITMDNDNYSEIISLDKRNQFADKVFKMVSFGNKIKADEVPDPYYSGSDGFEYVLDILEDSIEGLLNRVKDDIRRENKKAD, from the coding sequence ATGGGAAACATCTGCCGTTCACCTGCGGCGGAAGGAATTGCAAAAAAACTTTCTGCGAAGAGAGGTCTTGAAGGTAAAGTTGAAATTGATTCAGCAGGAACTCTTGATTATCATACAGGTGAATCACCTGATTCAAGAATGATAAAACATGCTTCCAAACGTGGTTATAGTCTGGATAGCAAAGCCAGGCAATTCAATCCTGAAAAAGATTTTGAACATTTCGATTATATCATCACAATGGATAATGATAATTATTCTGAAATAATTTCACTCGATAAAAGAAATCAGTTTGCTGATAAAGTTTTTAAGATGGTGAGCTTCGGAAATAAAATAAAAGCTGATGAAGTACCTGATCCTTACTACAGCGGAAGTGATGGTTTTGAATATGTTCTTGACATTCTTGAAGATTCTATCGAAGGTTTACTTAACAGAGTTAAAGATGATATCAGAAGAGAAAATAAAAAAGCGGATTGA
- a CDS encoding M28 family peptidase produces the protein MYSKSLILTVLLFTISNIAVYNQQADNPEVTTEEIKEHISFLASDKLKGRDSGTEELFGAAVYISDEFKNYGLEPLFKDGFLQEFPFVKTIELTDKNSLSFSTNRSEVELKLREDYITLPFSGNTDVNGSLVFAGFGISASDLNYDDYSGIDVKNKIVIVFRNTPEPAVAHSGFDAHSPLRKKSSVARDKGAAGIIFINPYDSNKTSDDLVEFSFDRGGAMSDFSVQSVKRIFIEELLHNEGINLKDVYNKILESKKPSSFELKNSSAKISTEVKEVEAVSWNVAGYLEGKDPELRNELIIIGAHFDHLGMGGEGSLYRGDKPQIHNGADDNASGTTGVLELAEKFASRKNNLKRSIVFITFSGEELGLLGSNYFVNNLPFPVEDAITMVNMDMIGRLKDSSLIVYGTGTSSDWKDILNNYNKYGFKLTFNDEGFGPSDHSSFYGKKIPVLFFFTGTHEDYHKPSDDTEKINFTGEKDILNYVYDIVTAIDKNPIRPDYLLVEKKESGQMFARKVYVGTVPDFASNVDGYKISGVSEGSPAQLAGLQGGDIIISFGGKKISNIYDFTYALGDFVPGDEVDVIVKRGEDEITFKVKLASK, from the coding sequence ATGTATTCTAAAAGTTTAATTCTTACCGTTTTATTATTTACAATTTCTAATATTGCTGTTTATAATCAACAAGCAGATAATCCTGAAGTAACTACAGAAGAAATTAAAGAGCACATCAGTTTTTTAGCTTCAGATAAATTAAAAGGAAGAGACAGCGGAACAGAAGAATTATTCGGTGCTGCTGTTTATATCTCAGATGAATTTAAAAATTATGGGCTGGAACCTTTATTCAAAGATGGATTTTTACAAGAATTTCCTTTCGTAAAAACAATTGAACTTACTGATAAGAACAGTCTTTCCTTTTCAACTAATAGAAGTGAAGTTGAACTAAAGTTAAGAGAAGATTATATCACGTTACCTTTTTCCGGCAACACAGATGTGAATGGCAGCCTGGTTTTTGCTGGTTTTGGAATATCAGCTTCCGATCTTAATTATGATGATTATTCGGGCATTGATGTGAAAAATAAAATTGTAATTGTTTTCAGAAACACACCTGAACCGGCGGTTGCACATTCTGGTTTTGATGCTCATTCACCGCTGAGAAAAAAATCGTCAGTTGCAAGAGACAAAGGTGCTGCCGGGATTATATTTATTAATCCTTATGATTCAAATAAAACCTCAGATGATTTAGTGGAATTTAGTTTTGACAGAGGAGGTGCCATGAGTGATTTCTCTGTTCAAAGTGTTAAACGAATTTTTATCGAAGAATTATTACATAACGAAGGAATAAATCTTAAAGACGTTTACAATAAAATTCTTGAATCAAAAAAACCATCGTCTTTTGAACTAAAGAATTCGTCCGCAAAAATTTCAACTGAAGTTAAAGAAGTTGAAGCAGTTAGCTGGAATGTTGCTGGATACCTTGAGGGAAAAGATCCCGAACTAAGAAATGAATTGATAATTATTGGCGCTCACTTCGATCATCTTGGAATGGGTGGCGAAGGTTCTCTTTATCGCGGCGATAAACCTCAAATTCATAATGGCGCTGATGATAACGCTTCAGGAACAACCGGTGTTTTAGAATTAGCAGAAAAATTTGCTTCTCGGAAAAATAATTTAAAAAGAAGTATAGTATTCATAACTTTTTCAGGTGAAGAGCTTGGTTTACTTGGTTCGAATTATTTTGTAAATAATCTGCCCTTCCCTGTCGAAGACGCAATAACAATGGTGAATATGGATATGATCGGAAGATTAAAAGACAGTTCTCTAATTGTTTATGGAACAGGTACTTCATCGGATTGGAAAGATATTCTGAATAATTATAATAAATACGGATTCAAATTAACATTTAATGATGAAGGATTCGGACCGAGTGATCATTCATCTTTTTACGGCAAGAAAATTCCGGTTCTGTTTTTTTTCACCGGTACACACGAAGATTATCATAAACCATCCGATGATACAGAAAAAATTAATTTCACCGGCGAAAAAGATATTCTAAATTATGTTTATGATATTGTTACTGCTATTGATAAGAATCCTATACGACCGGATTATCTGCTGGTTGAGAAGAAAGAATCGGGACAGATGTTTGCAAGAAAAGTTTATGTCGGTACCGTTCCTGATTTCGCAAGCAATGTTGATGGCTATAAAATCAGCGGAGTGTCTGAAGGAAGTCCTGCACAACTTGCAGGATTACAGGGCGGAGATATTATCATTTCATTCGGCGGGAAAAAGATTTCTAACATTTACGACTTCACTTATGCACTCGGAGATTTTGTCCCCGGCGATGAAGTAGATGTGATTGTTAAACGAGGCGAAGACGAAATTACTTTTAAAGTTAAACTTGCTTCGAAGTAA